The following are from one region of the Stigmatella ashevillena genome:
- a CDS encoding serine/threonine-protein kinase encodes MSDEEKTSVLDERSRTLGTLEERIRTPFSQAGARPVVRRSLEAGTLVKGRYQIDRVLGEGGMGRIWLAEDLQELRSVALKEMQVPEGLSPAKVEELVLMFRHEFYAMTKLQHPGTLQVFDWGMTASGNRFITMEVVGGKDLSTLAREQPLDTHTIYRILIQMAQVLAFIHARLYVHCDIKASNVRITETGDVKLMDFGVMHQLGTPSPGKLKGTLEYMAPEWQRGSSIDGRADLYSLGVMAYFLATRRLPFKRKNQAALLADHLTRPPPKPSTLCPVEPALEEIILMLLSKDPRDRFQDAVVLLDALCHASGQPLPEEPLAARASYLHVPEVVGRELEMERLMNSLAEAEWGQSRAMLIGAPTGVGKSRLLQEFELQAKLAEMAYGLGQCRAEGLAPLAPVGQALRCLIPLTPAELGERLGPVLGRLVPALASGTPPVFKDEDAEKIAIFGALAEWLQTLAQRHTFVLCFEDLQWADSATVEVLNVIIRALHRSRGLVVGSFRPDMLSRLGLAFQTVDEGLSLCMELAPLTARHMETLVQQALPGLEVPPDFVTRLHTTTAGNAFFATECLRALVEEEALRRVGGRWRAEADLSTCPLPSTIEEAVLARLDTVPPDRVALLRRLTPAGRSLDLPMVRALAGMIEVDLFQALDDIIARQFLQLSEGRYVFTHDAVHQALYDSTSEDARRAFHGRVAEVLRSLGGDSPAAQRAVGYHFARSTQPRRAIEPLLRAGYASIEAKSLQDATLLLKEAACLLEQEPPSPERNAQLVQTWATLVEVSHTSEPPTALTYAEKLFGHWEATVDLAAGRNEALEQLDAARTAPECERALRLNHVFRGISLEKPLRPVDVFWKKAELQILQAISLAIMGRTEDLLALVERLGAEQPVDSPYRAGVLIARAGLSLQTGHFLGVLRAQREQVERLRAFRGAVGGHPSRWLAWTLGMGCYFLNMVRALRGEPLDAEATRDGFEVAEAYGFSDIRMNHLFTQLVRASFTGDAVALAPVNAEKTELIRKLGNPRLPERNLAIYLPPFYLERGEQEMVDAALARGQMLARVLPDDRVLQLSLQVYGACRDVLFGDVRAARESLAKALASVREGPCRMETLVRVYQSHFERAQGREAAAREAAEAALARSLAPLTENPFDEILARRALAPLVPVEEGIAHLKRALAVAEESRNLLQTGRVNLALAELCEGISPLEAAQALDAAEKAFLAANAPGLLAATLRMREEGVQREDLRAG; translated from the coding sequence ATGAGCGACGAAGAAAAGACTTCAGTCCTCGACGAGCGTAGCCGGACGCTGGGCACGCTGGAGGAGCGGATCCGTACCCCCTTCTCCCAGGCCGGGGCGCGCCCGGTGGTGCGCCGCTCCCTGGAGGCGGGCACCCTGGTGAAGGGCCGCTATCAGATCGACCGGGTGCTGGGCGAAGGGGGCATGGGGCGCATCTGGCTGGCGGAGGATCTCCAGGAGCTGCGCTCCGTGGCCCTCAAGGAGATGCAGGTCCCCGAGGGGCTGAGCCCGGCCAAGGTGGAAGAGCTGGTGCTGATGTTCCGGCACGAGTTCTACGCCATGACGAAGCTCCAGCATCCGGGCACGCTCCAGGTCTTCGATTGGGGCATGACGGCGTCGGGCAACCGCTTCATCACCATGGAGGTGGTGGGGGGCAAGGACCTGAGCACGCTGGCGCGCGAGCAGCCGCTGGACACGCACACCATCTACCGGATCCTGATCCAGATGGCCCAGGTGCTGGCGTTCATCCATGCGCGCCTGTACGTCCACTGCGACATCAAGGCCAGCAACGTCCGCATCACCGAGACCGGCGATGTGAAGCTGATGGACTTCGGGGTGATGCACCAGTTGGGCACGCCCAGCCCCGGCAAGTTGAAGGGAACGCTGGAGTACATGGCGCCCGAGTGGCAGCGGGGCTCCAGCATCGATGGCCGCGCGGACCTGTACTCCCTGGGGGTGATGGCCTACTTCCTGGCCACGCGGCGCTTGCCCTTCAAGCGCAAGAATCAGGCGGCCCTGCTGGCGGATCACCTCACCCGGCCCCCTCCGAAGCCCTCGACGCTGTGCCCGGTCGAGCCCGCGCTCGAGGAGATCATCCTCATGCTGCTGTCCAAGGACCCCCGCGATCGCTTCCAGGACGCGGTGGTGCTGCTGGACGCGCTCTGTCACGCCAGTGGCCAGCCCCTGCCCGAGGAGCCGCTGGCGGCCCGTGCCAGCTACCTGCACGTGCCCGAAGTCGTCGGCCGCGAGCTGGAGATGGAGCGGCTCATGAACAGCCTGGCGGAGGCCGAGTGGGGCCAGTCCCGCGCGATGCTCATCGGGGCGCCCACGGGGGTGGGAAAGTCCCGGCTGCTTCAGGAGTTCGAGCTGCAAGCCAAGCTGGCGGAGATGGCCTATGGGCTGGGGCAGTGCCGGGCGGAGGGGCTCGCGCCCCTGGCCCCCGTGGGCCAGGCCCTGCGGTGCCTCATCCCCTTGACGCCCGCGGAGTTGGGGGAGCGTCTGGGCCCGGTGCTGGGCCGGCTGGTCCCCGCGCTGGCTTCCGGCACGCCGCCTGTCTTCAAGGACGAGGATGCCGAGAAGATCGCCATCTTCGGGGCGCTCGCCGAGTGGTTGCAGACGTTGGCGCAGCGGCACACCTTCGTTCTGTGCTTCGAGGATCTCCAGTGGGCGGATTCCGCCACGGTGGAGGTGCTCAATGTCATCATCCGGGCGCTGCACCGCTCGCGCGGTCTGGTGGTCGGGTCCTTCCGTCCGGACATGCTGAGTCGGCTGGGCCTTGCCTTCCAGACGGTGGACGAGGGCCTCTCCCTGTGCATGGAGCTGGCGCCCTTGACGGCCCGGCACATGGAGACGCTCGTGCAGCAGGCGCTGCCGGGGCTGGAGGTGCCGCCCGACTTCGTGACACGGCTGCACACCACCACCGCCGGCAACGCGTTCTTCGCCACGGAGTGCTTGCGCGCCCTGGTGGAAGAGGAGGCGCTGCGGCGCGTGGGGGGAAGGTGGCGTGCCGAAGCCGACCTCTCCACCTGCCCGTTGCCGTCCACCATCGAGGAGGCGGTGCTGGCCCGGCTCGATACGGTGCCTCCGGACCGGGTGGCGCTGCTGCGCCGGTTGACTCCCGCAGGGCGCAGCCTGGACCTGCCCATGGTGCGGGCCCTGGCGGGCATGATCGAAGTGGATCTGTTCCAGGCGCTCGACGACATCATCGCGCGGCAGTTCCTCCAGCTCTCCGAGGGGCGCTACGTCTTCACCCACGATGCGGTGCACCAGGCGCTCTACGACAGCACCTCCGAGGACGCCCGCCGGGCCTTCCACGGCCGCGTCGCCGAGGTGCTCCGGTCGCTGGGCGGAGACAGTCCGGCCGCGCAGCGGGCCGTGGGCTACCACTTCGCCCGCTCCACCCAGCCCCGGCGTGCCATCGAGCCGTTGCTGCGCGCGGGCTACGCGTCCATCGAGGCCAAGTCGCTGCAAGATGCCACGCTGCTGCTGAAGGAGGCGGCGTGTCTCCTGGAGCAGGAGCCGCCTTCTCCCGAGCGCAACGCCCAGCTCGTTCAAACGTGGGCCACGCTCGTCGAGGTCAGCCACACGAGCGAGCCGCCCACCGCGCTGACGTACGCGGAGAAGCTCTTCGGCCATTGGGAGGCCACGGTGGATCTCGCCGCGGGCCGCAACGAGGCGCTCGAGCAGCTCGACGCGGCCCGCACGGCGCCCGAATGTGAGCGGGCCCTGCGGCTGAACCACGTCTTCCGGGGAATTTCCCTGGAGAAGCCCCTGCGTCCCGTGGACGTCTTCTGGAAGAAGGCGGAGCTGCAAATCCTCCAGGCCATCTCCCTGGCCATCATGGGCCGCACGGAGGACCTGCTGGCGTTGGTGGAGCGCTTGGGGGCGGAGCAGCCGGTGGATTCGCCTTACCGGGCCGGGGTGCTCATCGCCCGGGCGGGGCTGAGCTTGCAGACGGGGCACTTCTTGGGCGTGCTCCGGGCGCAGCGCGAGCAGGTGGAGCGGTTGCGCGCCTTCCGGGGGGCGGTGGGAGGCCATCCGTCCCGGTGGCTGGCGTGGACGCTGGGCATGGGCTGCTATTTTCTCAACATGGTTCGTGCCTTGCGCGGCGAGCCGCTGGATGCGGAGGCCACGCGCGACGGCTTCGAGGTAGCGGAGGCGTATGGGTTCAGCGACATCCGCATGAACCACCTCTTCACCCAGCTTGTTCGCGCCTCCTTCACTGGGGACGCCGTGGCGCTGGCCCCGGTGAATGCGGAGAAGACGGAGCTCATCCGAAAGTTGGGCAACCCGCGGCTGCCCGAGCGCAACCTGGCCATCTACCTTCCTCCCTTCTACCTGGAGCGGGGCGAGCAGGAGATGGTGGATGCGGCGCTGGCCCGGGGGCAGATGTTGGCCCGGGTGTTGCCCGATGACCGGGTGTTGCAGCTTTCCCTCCAGGTGTATGGCGCGTGCCGGGATGTGCTCTTCGGGGACGTCCGCGCCGCCCGCGAGTCCCTCGCCAAGGCCCTGGCCTCCGTCCGCGAGGGGCCCTGCCGGATGGAGACGCTGGTGCGTGTCTACCAATCGCACTTCGAGCGAGCCCAGGGGCGTGAAGCCGCCGCGCGTGAGGCCGCGGAGGCCGCCTTGGCGCGGTCCCTGGCGCCCCTGACGGAGAACCCCTTTGACGAAATCCTCGCCCGGAGGGCCCTGGCGCCCCTGGTCCCTGTGGAAGAGGGGATCGCGCACCTGAAGCGGGCGCTGGCGGTGGCCGAGGAGTCGCGCAACCTGCTGCAGACAGGACGGGTGAACCTGGCGCTGGCGGAGCTGTGCGAGGGGATCTCGCCCTTGGAGGCGGCCCAGGCGCTCGATGCCGCGGAAAAGGCCTTCCTCGCGGCGAACGCCCCGGGGTTGCTGGCCGCCACCCTCCGGATGCGTGAGGAAGGGGTGCAGCGGGAGGACCTGCGCGCGGGCTAG
- a CDS encoding S1 family peptidase: MRSLPLLGLPALLGWATMTACGGMEPDFLEPEALQDATVTLIPGHCAGVIVEDGLHLLTAAHCVDPMAQRIEVALRDGTRMGAQALRVDPGQDLALYQLDSAAPVTPLPLSPEMPTPGERLLFAGRNDRPGGIQAVWLEKLGRCPSLPDVPQALFTTLRGEKGDSGAPVVDSRMHVVGLVHGGAACSIAAPTARFAPVVRQFAENDIVASQ, from the coding sequence ATGAGATCCCTCCCGCTCCTCGGACTTCCCGCCCTTCTGGGCTGGGCCACGATGACGGCGTGTGGCGGCATGGAGCCCGATTTCCTGGAGCCCGAGGCCTTGCAGGACGCCACGGTGACGCTGATCCCCGGCCATTGCGCCGGGGTCATCGTCGAAGACGGCCTCCACCTGCTCACGGCCGCCCACTGCGTGGACCCCATGGCGCAACGCATCGAAGTCGCGCTGAGGGACGGCACGCGCATGGGCGCACAGGCGCTGCGCGTGGATCCCGGACAAGACCTCGCCCTCTATCAGCTCGATTCGGCCGCGCCCGTCACGCCCTTGCCCCTCTCTCCGGAGATGCCAACACCGGGCGAGCGGCTCCTGTTCGCGGGACGCAATGATCGGCCGGGGGGGATCCAGGCGGTATGGCTCGAGAAGCTCGGCCGGTGCCCATCCCTTCCGGACGTGCCGCAGGCCCTGTTCACGACGTTGCGCGGCGAGAAAGGGGACTCGGGGGCGCCCGTGGTGGACTCGCGCATGCACGTGGTGGGGCTGGTCCACGGGGGCGCCGCCTGTAGCATCGCCGCCCCCACCGCCCGGTTTGCCCCCGTGGTGCGGCAGTTCGCCGAGAACGACATCGTCGCCTCTCAATGA
- a CDS encoding response regulator, producing the protein MKPRVLIVENTWTMRETLRLLLSGEFDCSVAPDAESGLAQMRAQPPDLLLSDVGLDGMDGYGLCRQVRADTRLQHIRVLFISGHLPRLDEPACCQPDAYLIKPVKPPILIARMHSLLRPEQEQNAHLWKVAQEH; encoded by the coding sequence ATGAAGCCTCGGGTGCTCATCGTGGAGAATACCTGGACCATGCGGGAGACGTTGCGCCTGCTGCTGTCCGGGGAATTCGACTGCTCGGTGGCCCCGGACGCGGAGTCCGGACTGGCGCAGATGCGGGCGCAACCTCCGGACCTGCTCCTCTCCGATGTCGGCTTGGATGGGATGGATGGCTACGGACTGTGCCGCCAGGTGCGGGCCGACACGCGGCTCCAGCACATCCGCGTCCTCTTCATCAGCGGCCACCTGCCCCGCCTCGATGAGCCGGCGTGCTGCCAGCCAGACGCGTACCTCATCAAGCCCGTGAAACCCCCCATCCTCATCGCCCGGATGCACTCCCTGCTCCGCCCGGAGCAGGAGCAGAACGCGCACCTGTGGAAGGTGGCCCAGGAGCACTGA
- the pruA gene encoding L-glutamate gamma-semialdehyde dehydrogenase: MINAIPRVPPPQNEPILSYAPGSAERAALQSTLQRLASERIEIPVLIGGKALRTGKTDEVRMPHKHSHVLATLHEADASHVEQAIQNALSVKDEWSRMPFQERAAIFLRAAELLATRYRPILNAATMLGQSKTAHQAEIDSACEAIDFLRFNVSFAEQLLAQQPVSGPQTWNLTDYRPLDGFVFAVAPFNFTAIALNLCTAPALMGNVVLFKPSSTSAFSAWFLMELLREAGLPDGVINFLPGDGPTIGNVALTSPHLGGVHFTGSTPTFQGMWRTIGENIQRYKQYPRLVGETGGKDFVFAHASAADDVDALATAIVRGGYEYQGQKCSAASRVYIPESIWPKLKPRLQEFIAELRVGDVSDFRNFMGAVIDEKSFKKVSSYIELAKQGGAEATIVAGGETDRSEGWFVKPTLVQLTNPRHRIMQEEIFAPLVGVHVYPDARFEETLRECDQAATYALTGAVFARDRKAVSTASRELRHAAGNFYINDKPTGAVVGQQPFGGSRASGTNDKAGSMLNLVRWTSPRTIKETFVPPTRVPYPSMQG; the protein is encoded by the coding sequence TTGATCAACGCCATTCCCCGCGTTCCCCCTCCCCAGAACGAGCCCATCCTCTCCTACGCCCCTGGCTCTGCCGAGCGCGCCGCGCTGCAGAGCACGCTCCAGCGGCTGGCCTCCGAGCGCATCGAGATCCCCGTGCTCATCGGCGGCAAGGCCCTGCGCACTGGCAAGACGGATGAAGTGCGGATGCCGCACAAGCATTCCCATGTCCTGGCCACCCTGCACGAGGCGGATGCCAGCCACGTGGAGCAGGCCATCCAGAACGCGCTGTCCGTGAAGGACGAGTGGAGCCGGATGCCCTTCCAGGAGCGCGCCGCCATCTTCCTGCGCGCCGCGGAGCTGCTGGCCACCCGCTACCGCCCCATCCTCAATGCCGCCACCATGCTGGGCCAGTCCAAGACGGCCCACCAGGCGGAGATCGACTCGGCGTGCGAGGCCATCGACTTCCTGCGCTTCAACGTCTCCTTCGCCGAGCAGCTGCTGGCCCAGCAGCCAGTGAGCGGACCGCAGACGTGGAACCTGACGGACTACCGGCCCCTGGACGGCTTCGTCTTCGCGGTGGCACCCTTCAACTTCACCGCCATCGCGCTCAACCTGTGCACCGCCCCCGCGCTGATGGGCAACGTGGTGCTCTTCAAGCCGTCCTCCACCTCGGCCTTCAGCGCGTGGTTCCTCATGGAGCTGCTGCGCGAAGCGGGGCTGCCGGACGGCGTCATCAACTTCCTGCCCGGGGATGGGCCCACCATCGGGAATGTGGCGCTGACGAGCCCGCACCTGGGCGGCGTCCACTTCACCGGCTCCACGCCGACCTTCCAGGGCATGTGGCGGACGATCGGGGAGAACATCCAGCGCTACAAGCAGTACCCCCGACTGGTGGGAGAGACGGGCGGCAAGGACTTCGTCTTCGCGCATGCCTCGGCGGCGGACGACGTGGATGCGCTGGCCACTGCCATCGTGCGCGGCGGCTACGAGTACCAGGGACAGAAGTGCTCGGCGGCCTCGCGGGTCTACATCCCCGAGTCGATCTGGCCCAAGCTCAAGCCGCGCCTGCAAGAGTTCATCGCGGAGCTGCGCGTGGGCGATGTCTCGGACTTCCGCAACTTCATGGGCGCCGTCATCGACGAGAAGTCCTTCAAGAAGGTCTCCTCGTACATCGAGCTGGCGAAGCAGGGCGGCGCGGAGGCCACCATCGTGGCGGGCGGAGAGACGGACCGCAGCGAGGGATGGTTCGTGAAGCCCACGCTGGTGCAGCTCACCAACCCACGCCACCGCATCATGCAGGAGGAGATCTTCGCCCCGCTGGTCGGCGTGCACGTGTATCCGGACGCACGGTTCGAGGAGACGCTGCGCGAGTGCGATCAGGCGGCCACCTACGCGCTCACGGGCGCCGTGTTCGCCCGGGATCGCAAGGCCGTCTCCACGGCGTCGCGCGAGCTGCGCCATGCGGCGGGCAACTTCTACATCAACGACAAGCCCACGGGGGCCGTCGTGGGACAGCAGCCGTTCGGCGGCTCGCGTGCCTCGGGCACCAATGACAAGGCGGGCTCCATGCTCAACCTCGTCCGATGGACCTCGCCGCGCACCATCAAGGAGACCTTCGTGCCTCCTACCCGCGTGCCCTACCCCTCCATGCAGGGCTGA
- a CDS encoding aldose epimerase family protein, whose translation MPFQGIGGLETYALADGECRVEVIPSRGALISRMSVAGDEVLYLDESTVVDPSKNVRGGIPVLFPTAGRLPGNTYPVERQAYTMPQHGFARRLPWTVRQAEKSLLVMGLSSSEETLRQFPWHFDAQLALSLEDSRLTIDFDLENRDTRPLPLHLGFHPYFHIAQSAKAVARVETDATHAWDNQRGLEIPFTDLDLTATEVDLHLRDHSRPGTTLHRGPGRRPVHLTWSPEFRLLVLWTLQGRDFVCVEPWTAAAGALATGEGLLTVAPKERLSLAFDIEG comes from the coding sequence ATGCCATTTCAGGGAATCGGCGGACTGGAGACATACGCGCTCGCGGACGGGGAGTGCCGGGTGGAGGTCATCCCTTCACGCGGTGCCCTCATCAGCCGGATGAGCGTGGCCGGGGACGAGGTGCTCTACCTGGACGAGAGCACCGTGGTGGACCCCTCGAAGAACGTGCGCGGCGGCATTCCCGTGCTCTTTCCCACCGCGGGCCGACTCCCGGGAAACACCTATCCGGTGGAGCGGCAGGCCTACACGATGCCGCAGCATGGCTTTGCCCGGCGGCTGCCCTGGACGGTGCGGCAGGCGGAGAAGTCCTTGCTGGTCATGGGGCTGTCCTCCTCGGAAGAGACGCTGCGCCAGTTTCCCTGGCACTTCGACGCCCAGCTCGCGCTGTCCCTAGAGGACTCGCGGCTGACGATCGACTTCGACCTGGAGAACCGGGACACGCGGCCCCTGCCGCTGCACCTGGGGTTCCACCCCTACTTCCACATCGCCCAGTCCGCCAAGGCCGTGGCCCGCGTGGAGACGGACGCCACCCATGCCTGGGACAACCAGCGGGGGTTGGAAATCCCCTTCACAGACCTGGACCTGACGGCCACCGAGGTGGATCTGCACCTGAGGGACCACTCACGTCCGGGGACCACGCTTCACCGAGGCCCCGGACGCCGACCGGTCCACCTCACCTGGAGCCCCGAGTTCCGGCTGCTCGTCCTCTGGACGCTCCAGGGCCGCGACTTCGTCTGCGTGGAGCCCTGGACGGCGGCGGCGGGGGCGCTGGCCACGGGGGAAGGACTGCTCACCGTG